Sequence from the Zeugodacus cucurbitae isolate PBARC_wt_2022May chromosome 5, idZeuCucr1.2, whole genome shotgun sequence genome:
taaataactgTGCAAATATAGTAAATTTCAACTGTAATTGCACAcgataaatgcataaattacaCTGTAATTACGACGCTGTGGATTCTGGTTTGTGACtctagttatataaatatatacatatttgtggaATTTAAGCATCTCGATTTTAAGCAGAAGCTTACATGTTTCGTCCTTAAAACTGAAATTGAATGCTTGCCAATTTGTTTTGTAATGCTTTGAATGTCTTTAATGCTTCAATTAAGATTACTGTTCGATTTCGTATtactaattgaattaataacCTATTAAAGAACAtattaattacataataattacaaatacaactacAAATGAATACAATTACCGCTTTATATCATTAAGCTCAAGCAAATTTCGTGCACATAAATTAATTATCTTCCACCAACAGATTGCAGCAGCACACCGGATTCGGGTCCGAATTCACCTCCATCGTCCACACTCTCCGCCGGTGTGGTGGGCAGTCGTGGCTCACCGACTAGTGCACCGATTCAAGAGGAGAACGAAGAGAGTGGCCCATATCAGCCAGGTCAGCGTAGCAGCATAAATGATCTCTCGCTCTTCAGTTCACCATCCATGCCGAATATACCGCTTGGCGGTCCACATTTGGCCAGTCATGCACATGCTCAAGCGAATGTCAGCAACTATAATATGCTGGCTGCACTGCGGCAACATGTACCAACTTTGGCGGCGCCTACATACTACAGTCCGTTGGCGATACCGTTCGCACGTCATCAGCCACacccgccgccgccgccgcaacAGTCGCATGCCACATCGATAGCTGTCGCTGCAGCTAGTGGTGTGCTGCCACCGACGCCCTCGCCAGTAGTGCGCTCGGCATCGGCAACGTCCACCTCATCGTCGCAAGCCTCTTTGGCCAGTGATGTGTTACCACCTATGGCACACGCCGCTTCAACACTTTTACCGGCTGGTAGCGCTGGCGCACACAATCACAACGTGTTGGGCTCTGGTACTTTACACCCCGTCACACCAATGGTTGGTGTTTCACCCTCGATGTACGGTCAGCCCATAACCGATGCCCAAGTGGCTCATGCCCACCTCAATAAGCAAGGTCACCGCCCGTTGGGACGTACTCAATCAGCTCCGCTACCGTTGGGTCATCCAATGTTAACCGGCACCGGTCAGATAGGCGTTGGACAGACGCACTACGAAAACAGTGATGTGAGTTACTTATCCAAAAGTGACAGATGTTTataattgattaaaatttcgaatatatgtTCTAATTAACTAATTCTCGACCTCTTCTGTTTGTCGTTCTAGGCGGAACAGCAGGCGCATATGTTGGTCACACAAAAGATACGGCAAACATTGATCAACCGCAGCAGTGCCAATCGCGAACCCCAACTCAAGGAGGAAGAAGATGCGGCTGAAGTAATTGATCTGACGGACAAAAAGAAGCCACCAAAGACCGTCATCACTAGTATTGTACCCACGAGTACTTCACAAAATCTGCCAGAGACCACCAATATACCACTCGGGGCCTGCATGCCCAATACACCGAGCAAGTTGCGCGATCAGGAGTACCTGCAACAGCAAAGGGAGCTGTTATACAGACAAGCTTTGCAGGTAAATTATTGCTTAAGACTGCATTAAGGTCTCAGCATTAAGgtctatatgtatgcatactaaatacattttccTTCCCTCAGATGGATGATTCAATAGCTCGTGGTTTAATACGTCCACTATCACGCACGTTATCTAGTCCACTGGTGCATATGGGTCCGAATGGTATCAGCCAACTGCCAGATACCGGCCAATATGCGCCACCAATCATAACATCCTCATCAGCCGATCATATACCGCCAGTTAATCTCACAGTCCCCCATCGACGTCGAGTGCTCGAGCATGCGCCAACTGGAATGGCCGCATCGAGCGCCTTCTCCTCTTTACCTGCCATACAGCCGGCCATTGCGATTGCTGGTGCCACCTGTGGCAAACTGACAAACGAGTTTGCAACGCACAAAACAACCACTGGTCTCGCCTATGATAATCTGATGCAGAAACATGCCTGCACTTGTGGTGATAATTCCGTACATCCGGAGCACAGCGGTCGTTTGCAGAGCATATGGGCGCGTCTAATCGAAACCGATCTGGCCAAGCGTTGCGATCGTCTGCGTTCGCGTAAAGCTACGCTGGAGGAACTGCAAACGGTACACACCGAAGCACACACAATGCTCTTCGCTTCGAGTTCGTGTCAATTGAATCGACAAAAGTTGGACAGTCCGCCGGCGTTGGGCTTTGTGCGTCTCTCCTGCGGTGGTTACGGTGTGGATTTGGATACCACTTGGAATAAGGATCACACTGCCGCTGCTGCACGCATGGCGGCGGGGTGTGTCATCGATTTGGCTTTTAAAACGGCCAAAGGCGATATTAAGAACGGTTTTGCGGTTGTGCGACCACCGGGCCACCATGCTGAAGCCAATTTGGCTATGGGCTTTTGTTTCTTCAATTCGATTGCGATTGCCGCGAAATTGCTGCGTCAACGCGTGCCAGAAATGAAGCGTGTGCTTATCGTGGATTGGGTGCGTGCATGTTGTGAACTGCTTTTGATTTTTACTTAAAACCGTTTATTCTATGTTTTAGGATGTGCATCATGGCAATGGCACACAACAGGCATTCTATGATAATCCCGATGTGCTGTACTTGTCCATACACAGGCATGACGATGGTAACTTTTTCCCCGGCACTGGTGGCTCCACTGAGGTAAAGACCCATTAATGTTTTGTACTTGTCATcttcttttataatttattttcttttcgtttTGTAGTGCGGTGTTGGCGCCGGCGCTGGTTTTAATGTGAACATCTCCTGGTCGGGTTCTTTGGATCCACCACTGGGCGATGCCGAATACATTGCTGCATTCCGTACAATTGTGATGCCAATCGCAAAGTGTTTTAATCCAGATATTATTTTGGTGTCGGCTGGTTTCGACGCAGCTGCTGGTCATCCACCACCGTTAGGCGGTTACTTGGTGTCGCCCGCTTGCTTTGGCCTAATGACGCGTGAACTAATGCAATTGGCCGATGGCAAAGTGGTGTTGGCGCTGGAGGGTGGCTACGATTTACCCGCCATTTGTGATTCTGCGCAGGAATGTGTACGCGCGCTGCTCGGCGATCCATTATCTGCGATCGCGGAAAGTGAGCTGAATAGGCCGCCTTGTCAGAATGCTATAGACACGCTGCAGAAGACGATTGCAATACAGGTGAGAGGcgcaataataatataaaatcaaaatttaagtttcgaaaactatttttaattcaacttttttgcaaatattatgtattttaaatattatttatttactgttattgcAGTCACAACATTGGCCATGTGTACGCCGTTTGGCCCATACAGTCGGTTTATCTGCACTGGACGCACTGAAAATTGAACACGATGAATCGGAAACCATTACGGCCATGGCGGGACTCTCTATGCAATCGATAAACAGGTAAactctattaaaataaacattttacaaCATTTACTAAGTGTCACGTTTGTTAATTTACTCAGAACTTTATCACGCGATGACTCAGAGGAACCAATGGATCAAGATGAAgccaaataattttataacgTGGAGCTCGAACGTCTTTAGACTTGATTGACTTGCACACTTGCACTtaatgttgctattgttgcaatattttattacataatccGCCGTTAactggcatatacatatatgcaatagcAAAGCGGACAACGGATTTGGGCTCGCAGACGTCTGTGGGGACCCATTTATTGTCTTTGGGAAGTGTAGAATGCTGTTTCGGTTTCatgattgctatttttttgaTCGATTCCCACTTGACTCATGTGCTGAGGTTatgttgccaacaacaacagcaacaattcaacgcgctGTAGGGAATTCCGTCACAGCATTTATGTGTAGCAGTTGTATTTGTTGGGCGTTTGATATTAAGTGGAGGCAACAACTCCCGCCCAAGTTCTACGTTCATTACAAAGCCTATGAAAATggtgaaagaaaacaaaaacaaaagcttttcTAGGCATATATGTAGTAGTAAAAGTGAAAACGTATGTATATTAGATATACgttggaatatattttaaatataaacgcgtacatacatatgtacaacatgTAACACTTAACaaagtatttgtatatacatatatataaatatatatttatattaaattaatttatgtgtgaaagtacatatatgaaatatgtatgctTTTTGATATTCAATACTAATATGATGTAAGAACATAGAGAGAGAGCGAGCGAAGAGTTTCTTAAATGTTGATTtaatgttaataagctaaagttagtaaaaagaatttttaatgtaaatgtatgtatgtaaggtaAACTGTAGTAGTTCATTTTTCATtagcaacaatttttaattcttttttatcaCACTTTAAGGGCATcaaaccaacaaacaaacaaacaaacatacaaaaaaataagaatatatatttttttaaagaaaaacatcTATGTGATAAAGAAAGAACGAATGAAACGAGAGCCAAATTCTTAATGaatctaataaaattaataatgagtCCAAGCGCAAATGTCATTGACTAACCACCGCCTCTCACAGCAGACGATAAAATAAAGCGCATTTACATAAATCACTGCAATTGGTCTAACCCACAGATTTACCTAAAAACTCACATTTAgttttaaacatttcaattgtgaaataaaactatatttttttaattttaattttataatataaaatacgttAATTATTACTACCAAAACTGAATAAAATAACTATacactatactatatatacatatatatattatataaatatatattaatgttaAATATGTTGTTGCACGTTCAATGCAATTGAATGTGTTCACATGAGCTAATtgtatgttattattattattataattattattaatattattattatatgtatatgtatttaaatgtaattagcTGTAAGtgagaatttttaatatacacatacatacatatacgtgtgcttatgcgtgtgtgtgtatacaaTATGGAATattgtatgcatatattatatattgagcATATAGATACATAATTGAGCATTGTTTTATTGCAACCCATGCTATTTTTCACGCTTCAAACAAGAAAACCCACTGCAAGTTCATGTACGCACATAATTGATTTTGAACGAAAGAGAAATGTCGTTTCATGCAAATGAAAGTTTTTGGTTGATTTAAGAAAGAAACGTAAATTAAAGACAGATTAGATTtggaaaaagtagaaaatagTGGCTGAaagccattaaaaatttaaaattaatataaattaatgtttttgtgtGGAATAATTGTTTCTAAAATTACTTGAGATATTTTGGTTtacaaacaaaactataatgaattccccaaaaaaattaaaatgatttttttttaattttaagttttcttttaGCAATCAGTCAAGTACTGTGTTTCGTTTTGAGCAACTTTgtggtattaaaaaatattattttcccttatttttgatatatttgaaaatattttagtttccaaattacttttttcattaTCGGTTTTTGATTCCaaagttttttatttcgttGCTTCTCAAAATGATTTGTTGTCTTATATGTAATTGATGATTTgtaatcttaaatatttttattttctctcttaaattttcatttgtaaGAAACGAACTAATTCTCTCACCAAATTTCATGtgcttttacacacacacactcaatggTAAATGTTAGTAATATTGAAAGTGGCGTGCGCGACATTTCCTTGTTGACTTGGTGCATACTTTGTATACGCTTCAAATAGTAGtaaactacataaatatatataaaaaaaacagaaaacaaaaacaaaaacaaagcaagcaACAAATGTACAAAACTGCTGGTGTGCATCCAGCAATGAATTAAAATACAGTAAATCACAAGAAAATTATGTGACATGTCACTTGTTATGAAAGCAAAAACTAGAAACTCAagcaaaaaggaaaataaaaataaaaagaaataaaattgtttttaatgaaGCGTTGCAATTGAAACGAATAAGAAAcgtaaagtaaacaaattaaaattctgGCCAGATTTAATGTTAACATGTTAAATGTATAAGTAatggaaaataaagaaagaaatggATATAAACAAACTTAAGTTTGATTGGTATTATTACAACAAAGCGTGTGATTAATGACACTCAATGTAGCACAAAACAACGAGTAAGAagtatttaaagtaaatttgtatgtatgtatgtactggtgtttgttttacaatatttaacttTGGCATTCAAGTGAAGCTATAAATGCGCTTGCGTTGACTGGCAACTCAtaatgtatgaaatttgaaaaaaaaaaaattttaaatgcgtaattaaaaaaaatgaaatttgtgaaATGTGTTTTGAATACACACAAACTCTTTGGTGATTTTGGTATAAAAGAACATTTTGTCCACATGCCATAGAAGTGCAGCATGCTCATTAGTGCTTAATATTTGAGTAAAATAGCATTATAAAGCtgtagaaaattatattttttcacccAAACGATAAATCGCCAAATATTGGAGAGTGATGAAGCGAACAGGAAACTGGTATAAGTCACATAGACTGGTATTAAATGGCAGCAGTTTAGAAAGGAATTATATGACTTTATTGGGTTATCTACACTTCCACTTGTATTGTATTGAAttacataaatttgttgttgcttacacgagcaaatattttgacaagaGAGCAGAGCTCAAAGCTAGCTAACAAAGAGGTAATGAAGCAAAGGTTCtaataattgcatattttaaacTCGGTTATCTATCATTAGaaaactggtttaaaaatgaaagtaagaagtttttttaaaagtatttttaatataaaattgaaaaagtgtGACCAAATATTGTGAAACGTTTCAagttaaactaaaaattattgttgtggGTATGCGACAGTTGAAGTAAAGGCGGAAAACATGTCTTCTAACAAAGCACtaaataaaatacttatttaaatagtacaaaatacaatatgaatgtatgtatgtctatgcaACGGAAAAGTGTTAacgtaaaaattttagaaagcaAAGTGGATTTTAAGTGTACAGAAATGGATTGGAGAAAGAAAAGAATTTTGTGAATTACAAATAGATGACATAacgtttattattacattttatgtTGACTAAAAGGAGTTTATTAGCAGTTTTAGATTATACGTAATTTTAGTTAGCGAAACAGTTGGTACATTTTTCCCAAAATTTGcgttaaacaaattttgtaacAATAATAACGTCTCTACTTTAACTTAACCTCACTTCTTTGTCAATAAGATTAAAGCAGGAATTTGAAAATTGTggaaagttataattttttgcagttattttaaagataaaatgagaaaaataaaaaatagaatttgacTTTCGGTACACAGTGTGCTATATAGGAATTCTTAGATAGCCATCATAGAAATTAACACAGAAAAATTGTTAGTGTTCAGAATAAAGTaattatatttcaaacaaaCTCGCCAAATTGAATAtatcaaagaaaaattaaacaaaaaacaaactatAAAAGAGACATATGGGAATACCAataacattaataataatacaatatctAAGAAAAATACTATCGGTCGATCTGAAGCTTAAAAAGAAACGAGTTGCTTGATAAGTCTGGCGAAATGTTTTTAAgacgcaaaaatattaaaaaaaaaaataattggttaACCCATGGCTTcagacttaaggggttaggtagtcagagacatgaaaaaatgagaattttcagtattttttttgctattaaatttctttctacttattttacaaaagtaataatatggtattattacacaatattttcacttgaagtcacgaaaattagaaaaaaaaaattataaattccaaagttatagctgttgttCAACataaaggtccttgcggtgactatCAAAAGTCCttagagattcatctaaaatcgatcggaaaaattagttttagaaatagataatcctttttaattttaaatttaagtttaatttttttttttttcaaaaattaacaaaatggcggaattAGGAAACTTTTTTCTAGGTTTTCGGGAAAAATTGGTcttgaaaaatcgaaatttaaaaaaaaaatatccttcGTCAGGCccgagtttattatgtattctaaaagctgtattaattttcattaaaatctactgagcggttttcgagttactgttgtcaccagttcaaaaacataatttttagaaaaaggcatttaaagtttcacccgAGTGTTTTGGAATGCTTGAGcgctttttgttatttgtcgaataactctaaaagTAACTATCgtttcaacttcaaattttcatatttttaagatattacgaaaatgcaaaaaaaatgttttttagaaaatcctgactatccctaaccccttaatttattttcctttccAATTGAAGGTCACCAAACTTAACCGCTAGGTTCGAAAACCGCAATGAAAGCTAACCAAATAGacaaatgtgtatatgtgtttatgtgttcTTATGCTGAAAATCTGTGtactcaaaatttttaattaacccCCCATATCAAAATTGATATTTACAGAGCCAGTTCAGAGTAACATAACCTTAACTTcacccatatattatatatttaataaccaGCTAGTCCACATTTGATAAGCTAAGCTGAGCTTAAAACAGCTAACTCGGGTTTTACAGTGTACTAAAAACCTAAACACAATCACATACTGTTATAAGagactaaataaaaatatggttgATATATAATTGAAACTTGACTTATACTTCGGTTAATTtaggtttattaaatatttttttttatttatagaaggaaatacTAAGGTAAAAGGGATTCATAATTTGGTTGATCttcttagaaatatttttaaaggtcCTGAATCCGCATTTCATTAACAAAAGTGGtctataaattaaatgaatcagAAAAAAACTTTCTAACGGAAGTATTAGCTCtctcaaaagaaaatattattttatttattgcattcaaaattcaaaacacTTTCGTACTTCAATTGTGATATtttaggcaaaaaaaaaattcggaaaattgcccATTATTCGTCTATAGGAACCTCgttactaattttttataaatcaaaaatcattttttaaattttttaaaaaattcagagCATTTCTCTACCATTTTACGCACTCAAccctttttatattattttgaaccCATGAGACCACCCAAATCACAATCATaagagtatttattttatttttttattaaattttattacattatataAACTATCATTATCATAATCAAGTGTTTTGTCTTAATGTAgggatgtaattaaaaatatgaaacaaaatgaACTGCGTTGAGAGAGTACCGTGAGTTAGGTATGTAGTTATGCAGTACTTTGCAAGAGTAAACAATTGGAACAAAATATAAGAAGCACAcacaaaaaatgtattacataataaatgtatgtatgtttgacatggcaaatggcaaatggtaataaattttgaagtaataaagtgttctagacaacaaaaaaaaatcaagtgtaaacacaaaatataaataatttacaaagagatacacacacacacacctaaacGTATGTAGATGTGAAGGCaacaagaatatttaaatattaaaaaaaaaagaattaatgttaataaaaaaatataacgtaCGATGTACCTTAATGTCAGCTgtgcaaattataataaatgagAAATATAGTTAAACGTAACgtaattgtaaatgtaattgtaattgtaataataaacactaattaatgtatgtatgtatgattgattttgttaaatactcTTAATTACCGTTAcacatacaaattattattattataatattatataaagcaGTCATTTATAAACTGTGAATTTCTTGTCTTACatgaaatgcatacatatataatacatacatacataaattgattacatacatatatacttatacagagatataatttttgttctatACACGCTGAGTGTTGTCGCATGAAAATGTCACGAGGCAAATACCCCTAAGTATGTTTTTTATGTCTGCGTTAAATGTACACTATGCGCATCCTGTATCAGTTGGGATAACTTTTGTGAAAATGTTGGAATGTCctgttgaaaaaataaagatGACAAATTGATGCATAtgttcaaaaatacaattcttttttttctattgttttgggTATTTACTCACAGTTGATAAGCAGATCACATCCAAATATTTCGGATTGACCGGAAAACCAGCCGTCACGAAACTCTCACGCAACTTCAAATTGTCCACTTGACCCATGGCGTACAGCACATTCGTCAACTGGTCGAAATGCAGCGAACCCTCACCCGACAACAGCCTATTGATGAGCGCGCGCTGAAATGAGGTGAGCAAACTGTCCTGAAAGAGGGCGCGCTGAAACAGACGCCAACGCTCGTTGACCGCCTGCATTGAGAGCAACACCTTACGCACGAGGTTCGGATCGTTGCCGGACACTAGCACCTGCCCGTAGGCATTCAATATGGCCATGAAATGCTCCGGATGCAAGTTATCACTGCTCGTGTGCAAGAGTGAGCCGTTATACTGCACATGCGGTTTGTAGAAATATTGCCATTTATGTAGCAAAATGctgcaataaacaacaacaattataacaaaaattacaacaaaaaaagaattatataagtatgtattgcGGCGTGCTCACCTATCAAAAAGCGTATACACCATGCTGCTCAAATCGGTGCCGTCAACCAAACTGGAGTCGTGTTGTTGTAGTAGCGGCAGCACTTGCTCgattgtgaaatttagtatggAGGGCAACATAGTGGTCCAAGTGTTGCCCGGCTGTTGCACGACCAACTGaaacatttgcaatattttctccAACACTGCCAGCTGATTAAGACTCAACTGCTCTCTGCAAAGGTAaagaatattttgataaaatagttCAGTTATGCATATTCATAACTCTTAAAAGGTAGCTATTAATGAAATACTAAGCACTAACCTGCTGCTGACCGTTATGTAGAGTGTAATCATGTCTTTGATGAATTGCGCACCGAATTGGTTTAATACGCTACGCAATATGCTTAAGCTAAATTCGGCTGCGGATATCGAAATCGCATTATTGCTGATGCCGAAATCGTTGAAAAGCATCAAGGCTTTTGTAATGATGGGCTAAATAGGGAAAAAACAATGTGTTtcaatagaaatattaaatttttttaataataaaattgagaaCAATAGAAaagggaaataaataaataaattgaaaaaaaaataataaaataaactaaaataaaaataaaataaattaaaataaaataaaataaaataaaataaaataaaataaaataaaacaaaataaaatgaaatgaaatgaaatgaaatgaatgaaatgaaatgaatgaaatgaaatgaaatgaaatgaaatgaaatgaaatgaaatgaaatgaaatgaaatgaaatgaaatcaaatgaaatcaaatgaaatgaaatgaaatgaaatcaaatcaaatcaaatcaaatcaaatcaaatcaaatcaaatcaaatcaaatcaaatcaaatcaaatcaaatcaaatcaaatcaaatcaaatcaaatcaaatcaaatcaaatcaaatcaaatcaaatcaaatcaaatcaaatcaaatcaaatcaaatcaaatcaaatcaaatcaaatcaaatcaaatcaaatcaaatcaaatcaaatcaaatcaaatcaaatcaaatcaaatcaaatcaaatcaaatcaaatcaaatcaaatcaaatcaaatcaaatcaaatcaaatcaaatcaaatcaaatcaaatcaaatcaaatcaaatcaaatcaaatcaaatcaaatcaaatcaaatcaaatcaaatcaaatcaaatcaaatcaaatcaaatcaaatcaaatcaaatcaaatcaaatcaatgaTTTGCAAACATAAAAAAGATCAACTAAAATAAGACTACACAATAATGTTTCTTTCaatttaagggaggggtctgggtttcagcgcaaaaaaacactttttttgtaatttttttatctcaaatatcgattaagcaattttattcaattttattgagCACAGTATTGACTATTTTCATCcacaaatattaaaccattagcccgtgacagagcttcccctaggacgtcttaaaaaaaaaaaaaaaaacaatttgcggtgttcactgtaacttggccggaaattatccgaaaatgaaaaaccataaaaatttagttaaattataaacaaatcttcccccaacgttctctgattattattttttttacttaaacctttttggcggccatctaaagtgtgaaacgttattttcgactaaaatttccgccattttcagggtgggaaacacccttaatgttaaaaaaaaaaaaaaaattttactaaacgtaggggggaggtattttatgtgaagaaaatgtgtaccatgtttgaaatgaatcggtcgagtagttttcaaatggcagtgaacacggacttcaaaaaag
This genomic interval carries:
- the LOC105218290 gene encoding histone deacetylase 4 isoform X11, which gives rise to MTSPEDRITNHDIAREAGNDEHLHITSGTISLEYKPMQPNATDLDQQILELKKKQELQKQMLLHTFHEQTKELELRHKMQLEQKYQYAVHSHGAFQELREQRLSAAAEEQQQRERREREVIKRKENCSANASPEVKQILNNFLINRKQAASSNGITTTSPYRNRGVVKSSSGESLPAGSLTSSHPYKIPQPPSSFLKYESDFPLRKTDCSSTPDSGPNSPPSSTLSAGVVGSRGSPTSAPIQEENEESGPYQPGQRSSINDLSLFSSPSMPNIPLGGPHLASHAHAQANVSNYNMLAALRQHVPTLAAPTYYSPLAIPFARHQPHPPPPPQQSHATSIAVAAASGVLPPTPSPVVRSASATSTSSSQASLASDVLPPMAHAASTLLPAGSAGAHNHNVLGSGTLHPVTPMVGVSPSMYGQPITDAQVAHAHLNKQGHRPLGRTQSAPLPLGHPMLTGTGQIGVGQTHYENSDAEQQAHMLVTQKIRQTLINRSSANREPQLKEEEDAAEVIDLTDKKKPPKTVITSIVPTSTSQNLPETTNIPLGACMPNTPSKLRDQEYLQQQRELLYRQALQMDDSIARGLIRPLSRTLSSPLVHMGPNGISQLPDTGQYAPPIITSSSADHIPPVNLTVPHRRRVLEHAPTGMAASSAFSSLPAIQPAIAIAGATCGKLTNEFATHKTTTGLAYDNLMQKHACTCGDNSVHPEHSGRLQSIWARLIETDLAKRCDRLRSRKATLEELQTVHTEAHTMLFASSSCQLNRQKLDSPPALGFVRLSCGGYGVDLDTTWNKDHTAAAARMAAGCVIDLAFKTAKGDIKNGFAVVRPPGHHAEANLAMGFCFFNSIAIAAKLLRQRVPEMKRVLIVDWDVHHGNGTQQAFYDNPDVLYLSIHRHDDGNFFPGTGGSTECGVGAGAGFNVNISWSGSLDPPLGDAEYIAAFRTIVMPIAKCFNPDIILVSAGFDAAAGHPPPLGGYLVSPACFGLMTRELMQLADGKVVLALEGGYDLPAICDSAQECVRALLGDPLSAIAESELNRPPCQNAIDTLQKTIAIQSQHWPCVRRLAHTVGLSALDALKIEHDESETITAMAGLSMQSINRTLSRDDSEEPMDQDEAK
- the LOC105218290 gene encoding histone deacetylase 4 isoform X10, with translation MTSPEDRITNHDIAREAGNDEHLHITSGTISLEYKPMQPNATDLDQQILELKKKQELQKQMLLHTFHEQTKELELRHKMQLEQKYQYAVHSHGAFQELREQRLSAAAEEQQQRERREREVIKRKENCSANASPEVKQILNNFLINRKQAASSNGITTTSPYRNSRGVVKSSSGESLPAGSLTSSHPYKIPQPPSSFLKYESDFPLRKTDCSSTPDSGPNSPPSSTLSAGVVGSRGSPTSAPIQEENEESGPYQPGQRSSINDLSLFSSPSMPNIPLGGPHLASHAHAQANVSNYNMLAALRQHVPTLAAPTYYSPLAIPFARHQPHPPPPPQQSHATSIAVAAASGVLPPTPSPVVRSASATSTSSSQASLASDVLPPMAHAASTLLPAGSAGAHNHNVLGSGTLHPVTPMVGVSPSMYGQPITDAQVAHAHLNKQGHRPLGRTQSAPLPLGHPMLTGTGQIGVGQTHYENSDAEQQAHMLVTQKIRQTLINRSSANREPQLKEEEDAAEVIDLTDKKKPPKTVITSIVPTSTSQNLPETTNIPLGACMPNTPSKLRDQEYLQQQRELLYRQALQMDDSIARGLIRPLSRTLSSPLVHMGPNGISQLPDTGQYAPPIITSSSADHIPPVNLTVPHRRRVLEHAPTGMAASSAFSSLPAIQPAIAIAGATCGKLTNEFATHKTTTGLAYDNLMQKHACTCGDNSVHPEHSGRLQSIWARLIETDLAKRCDRLRSRKATLEELQTVHTEAHTMLFASSSCQLNRQKLDSPPALGFVRLSCGGYGVDLDTTWNKDHTAAAARMAAGCVIDLAFKTAKGDIKNGFAVVRPPGHHAEANLAMGFCFFNSIAIAAKLLRQRVPEMKRVLIVDWDVHHGNGTQQAFYDNPDVLYLSIHRHDDGNFFPGTGGSTECGVGAGAGFNVNISWSGSLDPPLGDAEYIAAFRTIVMPIAKCFNPDIILVSAGFDAAAGHPPPLGGYLVSPACFGLMTRELMQLADGKVVLALEGGYDLPAICDSAQECVRALLGDPLSAIAESELNRPPCQNAIDTLQKTIAIQSQHWPCVRRLAHTVGLSALDALKIEHDESETITAMAGLSMQSINRTLSRDDSEEPMDQDEAK